One window of Branchiostoma lanceolatum isolate klBraLanc5 chromosome 6, klBraLanc5.hap2, whole genome shotgun sequence genomic DNA carries:
- the LOC136437465 gene encoding leucine--tRNA ligase, cytoplasmic-like → MEIEVERKGTYKVEALREIERQVQKRWEEDKVFEVDAPEKNDGNKFFVTFPYPYMNGRLHLGHTFSLSKNEFIMGYRRLQGKRCLWPFGLHCSGMPIKACADKLQREIKEFGYPPVFPKTVAKEEAPVDNEPIIKDKSKGKKSKAAAKAGGADYQWQIMQSLGLKDEEIKNFADAAYWLGYFPPLAKQDLQCMGLKVDWRRTFITTDANPYYDSFVRWQFLTLKDRNKVKFGKRYTIFSPFDKQPCMDHDRQTGEGVGPQEYTLIKMKVLEPYPPKLSVLKGKPIFLVAATLRPETMYGQTNCWVRPDMRYVAFQTVWGEVFVSTGRAARNMAYQGFTKDDGKYETLVELVGQDIMGVALKAPLTKYDKIYTLPMLNIKEDKGTGVVTSVPSDAPDDFAALRDLKKKKPMREKYQVTDEMVLPYDPVPIIEVPGFGNLCAVTVCDQLKIQSQNDKDKLQEAKEKVYLKGFYEGVIQVGEFKGKKIQDIKQDVKKKMVDKKEAVVYMEPEKQVMSRSGDECVVALCDQWYLDYGEEGWKKQTATALQQVETFTDDVRKNFEATLDWLHEHACSRSFGLGTKMPWDEKYLVESLSDSTIYMAYYTVAHLLQGGTFDGSKPGPLGIRPEQMTREVWDYVFFKSAPFPKTDIPKDKLNRMKREFEYWYPVDLRVSGKDLVPNHLTYFLYNHCAIWPDSKDKWPQGVRANGHLLLNSEKMSKSTGNFLTLTGAIEKFSADGMRLALADAGDTVEDANFVERMADAGILRLYTWLEWVKEMLASKDTLRGGPPTNWSDRAFVSSMNKGILETATRYDRMMFKEAVKTGFYEFQATLSKYKEIATEGMHRELVFRFIEVQTLVLAPVCPHLCEHIWGLLGKKESIMQASWPQAGPVDEVMNEALDYLMDVAHDFRLRLKNFAEPKGKKGASQPPAQRPTHMTIWVAKTFPTWQHLTLMTLRKMYEENKNSFPENKDIAKALGGLEELKKYMKKKVMPFVAMVKSNVEKQGTRAMDVTLPFDEKAVLEENMKYLLNTLELDYIEVKFSTEAEDKVKEECCPGKPLSNLWVEPGVEVMFVNPQPSCGHFSWPLPVRQGDTTDKVVGRIMRIERGIKDTTQVKLMRYDDPLVGPRTMPTFNQPEKGKTTIPESAVFTVNLETQSVSVSENGKSVDVGRTLVYLVQ, encoded by the exons GCATGCGCAGACAAGTTGCAGAGAGAGATCAAAGAGTTTGGCTACCCGCCGGTGTTTCCTAAGACAGTAGCCAAGGAGGAAGCACCCGTTGACAATGAACCGATCATCAAAGACAAGTCCAAGGGCAAGAAG AGTAAAGCGGCGGCAAAGGCAGGCGGAGCAGACTACCAATGGCAGATCATGCAGTCTCTTGGACTGAAGGACGAGGAAATCAAGAACTTCGCGGACGCTGCGTACTGGCTGGGCTACTTCCCCCCACTGGCCAAACAAGACCTCCAGTGTATGGGCCTCAAG GTGGACTGGAGGCGTACCTTCATCACCACCGACGCCAACCCCTACTACGACTCGTTTGTACGATGGCAGTTCCTCACGCTCAAGGACAGGAACAAGGTCAAGTTCGGAAAGAG atacaccattttctccccatTTGACAAGCAGCCTTGTATGGACCATGACAGGCAGACTGGAGAG GGAGTTGGACCACAAGAGtacacacttatcaaaatgaAAGTGTTGGAACCCTACCCACCAAAGCTGAG CGTACTGAAAGGAAAGCCCATCTTCCTGGTTGCTGCGACCCTGCGTCCTGAGACCATGTACGGTCAGACCAACTGCTGGGTCCGTCCCGACATGCGGTACGTGGCGTTCCAGACCGTCTGGGGCGAGGTGTTCGTCAGCACCGGGAGAGCGGCGCGCAACATGGCGTACCAGGGATTCACAAAGGACGATGGGAAGTACGAAACGCTGGTGGAGTTAGTCGGACAG GATATCATGGGGGTGGCGCTGAAGGCACCCCTGACCAAGTACGACAAGATTTACACCCTCCCCATGCTTAACATCAAGGAGGACAAAGGAACAGGCGTGGTCACCTCCGTGCCTTCAGACGCTCCCGATGACTTTGCCGCTCTCAGGGACCTCAAAAAGAAAAAG CCAATGAGAGAGAAGTATCAGGTGACAGATGAGATGGTCCTGCCCTATGACCCT GTGCCGATCATCGAGGTCCCCGGGTTCGGTAACCTGTGTGCAGTGACCGTCTGTGACCAACTGAAGATCCAGAGTCAAAACGACAAGGACAAACTACAGGAAGCCAAGGAAAAAGTCTACCTTAAGGGCTTCTATGAAGGG GTGATTCAAGTAGGAGAATTCAAAGGCAAGAAAATCCAAGACATCAAGCAGGATGTCAAGAAAAAAATGGTTGACAAG AAAGAGGCCGTGGTGTACATGGAGCCGGAGAAACAGGTCATGTCCAGGTCTGGGGACGAGTGTGTGGTGGCCCTGTGTGATCAGTG GTATCTTGACTATGGTGAAGAAGgatggaaaaaacaaacagctACAGCACTGCAGCAGGTCGAGAC cttTACTGATGACGTGAGGAAAAACTTTGAAGCAACACTGGACTGGCTTCATGAGCATGCCTGCTCTAGGTCCTTTGGGCTGG GTACCAAGATGCCATGGGATGAGAAGTACCTTGTGGAGTCCCTGTCTGACTCCACTATCTACATGGCCTACTACACCGTGGCACATCTGCTTCAGGGAGGGACCTTCGATGGCTCCAAACCTGGACCTCTGGGAATCAG ACCAGAACAGATGACGAGGGAAGTGTGGGACTATGTGTTCTTCAAGTCAGCGCCCTTCCCGAAAACAGACATTCCCAAGGACAAGCTGAACAGGATGAAGCGAGAGTTTGAGTACTGGTATCCAGttgacctgagggtgtcggggAAGGACCTGGTGCCCAACCACCTGACATACTTCCTATACAACCACTGTGCCATCTGGCCAGACAG CAAAGACAAGTGGCCACAAGGTGTCAGAGCCAACGGACATCTGTTGCTCAACTCTGAAAAG ATGTCAAAGTCCACTGGAAACTTCCTGACTCTAACGGGTGCCATCGAGAAGTTCTCTGCAGACG GCATGCGGCTGGCGTTGGCTGATGCAGGTGACACGGTGGAGGATGCCAACTTTGTGGAGAGGATGGCCGATGCGGGGATCCTGCGCCTGTACACCTGGCTGGAGTGGGTCAAGGAGATGCTGGCCAGTAAGGACACCCTGCGGGGGGGTCCCCCCACAAACTGGTCCGACAGGGCCTTcgtaag TTCAATGAACAAAGGAATCCTCGAGACTGCGACCAGATATGACAGGATGATGTTCAAGGAGGCTGTCAAAACTGGCTTCTATGAGTTCCAG GCTACCCTGAGTAAGTATAAGGAGATAGCGACAGAAGGGATGCACCGTGAGCTGGTGTTCAGGTTCATCGAGGTGCAGACCCTGGTGCTAGCTCCCGTCTGTCCGCACCTATGTGAACACATCTGGGGGTTACTGGGAAAG AAGGAGTCCATCATGCAGGCGTCCTGGCCCCAGGCAGGTCCTGTCGACGAGGTCATGAACGAGGCGCTGGACTACCTCATGGACGTGGCACACGACTTCCGCCTCCGTCTCAAAAACTTCGCTGAACCAAAGGGCAAG AAGGGAGCCAGCCAGCCGCCAGCCCAGCGACCCACTCACATGACCATCTGGGTCGCCAAGACCTTCCCCACCTGGCAGCACCTGACCCTCATGACCCTCAGGAAGATGTATGAG GAAAACAAGAACAGCTTCCCTGAGAACAAGGACATTGCCAAGGCTCTCGGCGGGTTGGAAGAGTTGAAGAAGTACATGAAGAAGAAGGTCATGCCGTTCGTTGCCATGGTCAAG AGCAATGTAGAGAAGCAGGGAACCAGAGCCATGGACGTGACCCTGCCGTTTGACGAGAAGGCTGTCCTAGAGGAGAACATGAAGTACCTTCTCAACACACTAGAG TTGGACTACATTGAGGTGAAGTTCTCCACAGAGGCAGAGGATAAGGTGAAGGAGGAGTGCTGTCCTGGCAAGCCTCTTAGCAACCTCTGGGTGGAG CCTGGGGTAGAAGTCATGTTTGTGAACCCCCAGCCGTCCTGTGGTCATTTCAGCTGGCCGCTGCCTGTCCGTCAGGGTGACACCACGGACAAGGTGGTGGGACGGATCATGCGCATAGAGAGGGGAATCAAAG ATACTACTCAAGTCAAGCTGATGCGCTACGATGACCCCCTTGTCGGACCCAGAACCATGCCTACTTTCAACCAACCAGAGAAGGGGAAAACTACCATCCCCGAGTCTGCTGTCTTCACCGTGAACCTGGAAACCCAAAGCGTCTCCGTTTCCGAAAACGGGAAATCTGTCGACGTGGGGAGAACTCTAGTTTACCTCGTACAATGA